Genomic window (Equus asinus isolate D_3611 breed Donkey chromosome 13, EquAss-T2T_v2, whole genome shotgun sequence):
AGCTTCCTGTTGTTGCTAGCCCTGGAACCTGGTCATGTGGCTTGGCCAAGGCCCAGCGTGAACTGCAGCAGCCCACTTCCAAGGTCAAAGAATGAGTTAAAGGTAAAGGATGGACACCCGCCCTGGTTCCCGCCCCCAttcccccacacacacacgcacacaaccaCTTTCTTCCACAGCACATTGAGAAGCCCCTGGAGCTGACTGGAGGCAGCCATGCCCCAGCTCCCACCAGGCCAGAAGAAGTGGAAAAAGCTGTGATTTTTGCCTCTCTTCCAGTTTCGCTGCATCTCGACATGGTTTGGGTTTCAGATTGACTGCTTGTCCTTAGAGGCTCCTCTACCCCACTCCCCAGCGTAGAGAAGCCTGCAGTGGCTTACCTTGAGCAGCAGCCCTGTGGACAGGTATTTCCACCACAGAGAAGCAGACAGAGACCTAAGacctcctcttcccacccctaCTCACACTGCGGGGCAGCTCTTTGCTCCTTGGACCTCTGGCTCAGCTACTTGCCCACTATGCACCGCTACTGTGTCTGGCCTGGGTCACCACAAGAGGCTTCCACCCGGTCTCTTTGACCCTAGTATGTTCCTCTTGTGCAAAGTGGTGTTTCTAAAATGCAGATGTATTATTGTCGCTCCCCAGCTTAAATCCCCAAGTGACCccccatctcacacacacacacacacaccacctcccTGGCCTAACAACTAAGACTCTCTGTTCCCTGCTGTGGGTCCTCAGAGACTCTGTAACCCAGCTACTGGAAACTACCCCTGACCCTTAATCTTGGGAGGAACACACCCTGAGGCTTTCCTGAAGACCCAAGTTTGTGAACACAGAAGTGATGACATCCACTCGCTGTTTCCCAAATCACGTTTCCTTTGAATCGTTTCCTGTATCTTTGCACTGCAAGTGAACTGCCCCTCCAGCTTTTGCCAGAGTTTTCTTGAACTTGATGAGTAATTTTGGCATTAGCAGGAAAGTTCATGACAAGAATTTCAGgaactgatttttctcctttctatatAGAGAACATGCCAGACGTGGCTACGGCATAAACCTGGGTCATGGCCAGATTCAACTTTCTGTTTAGCTGATACGCAGTTTCCAGGAACCACTTCCTTTTCAgatcctttccctttctcttcacttcTCCCATTGGTACCATGAGCTGGCCTTTGTTTTGAGGCCCTTCCTTTCCCATCTGCTCCCATAAGAGGAACAAAGTCACTCCAAAAGATGTGGGAATAACCAGCCTCACTGAGATGTGTCTGCTGGGCATGAGCAAGGCTCCTTCCTAGGCTCAGAGATGCCCTCCCTCCCATCAGCCTTCCAGTGTTGGCAACCCCCTGCATTCCCTCCCTCTGTCTGTGCCTGCCCCGATAGCAGGTGAATCGCATGGCATTACAATCCTCTCAGGAAAAGGTGCCTCATCCTAGTGTCATCTCCTTCAAGATAGGAATTGTATCTTCCTCCCTGTTTCCGTAGCACAGAAAAGTactctttgttgaatgaatggttgAATGAAAGATGGAAGCTTTTCCTGCTCACTCCTGCCCACtgacctcttctcttctctgaaagcACTTGCATTCTGAACCACTCATTGGATATGCCCTTTTTATGCAAATTGCCTGTCTACTAAACTAGATTCCAAGGCCCTTAAGGGCATGTCTCCCATTTATATGCACCCTCAGCACCTGGCACCTGACAGTGGGAGTCATCAAGTGTCAGAGCCCGTAAAGGCCCAAGAGTGCTTTTGGAGGGATGGGGGGTAGACACACCCAAGAACTGACTCACCAGCAGTGGTTTGCTTTGCTCTCCAGGGGGCTGTTGTGGTTCCGACTATAAACAGTACGTGTTTGGTGGCTGGGCCTGGGCGTGGTGGTGTATCTCCGACACTCAGAGGTAAGGGCCTGGGGCCTCCGGAACCGGGTGGGCAAGGGAGAAAAGGGTTTCCAGTCTTCCCCCCTTCACCCCACAGGTCAGCTAGGGCATCTACCATTTGCCACATTCCATTCTAGGGGGCAGGGGCCTCCTAAGAAGCAGGGAACATGGGTTGCACAGGGATGGAAGAGGTCTGCTGTGGGCACCTCCTCCTCAGGGGTGTGCTTTTTTCCATTGGAGGCATCACTTCTGTCCTGGAGAATTCAGGGTCATGCCCAGGCAGAATCCCAATTCCCTGATTCTAGCTCAAAGTTATATTTATGAAGCCTCAGTTATATGCCCTGTTTGGAGTGGGtgcagggaggaaagaaaggctgAAGAGACCCCTTACACACACCCTTACCTGTGCAGGCCCTGGGACAATTCAGGCAGGGGCTAAATGGCAGAGAATGGATGTACAGGCTGAAGTGGCTCTGTGACAGTGGCGGGTTAGAGACAATGGGTAGAAATCTAAGGCGTTGGGGCTGGCGCCGGGCAAGACAGATCTCGACCTCCTAAATCAGTCTGGAAAGACTTACTAGAAGTAGGGAGATTTCAGCTCCCCAGAGCCCCTGGCAGGGCTGGACTTGGCCTGGGCCTTTCCTGCCACCCTCACTGGCCCCCCAGGAGGAGATGAGGCAAGCCAGCTACCTTTCACCATCACCCCTTCCGGATTTTGGGAcatgggggtggggcccagatcCTTCCAGGCTAGGACCCAGGCAACAAGGGCAGCAGAGCAGGATgggcgggggtggcgggggggTCATCCCGAAGGGAGAGTCATGGAGATTCCACTGGAAATCCCCCTCCACCTAAGCCCCACGAGAAAGAAGCCCCATGGCTGCACTGAGCTGCCAATGCTTGAGGCTTCAGGAGGTCTGAGGGTGTCAACTAGAGTCAGGGGCATGGGAAGCATGTCACAAGTTTTTAACTTCACTGATTTCCCAGTAACCCTCTCCACTCTCCCGTCTCTCCCCTCACTTTGCCCTGCCTGAGCTGAGGGACCCTGGAGGACTCTTCTAGCCTAAGGCCAAAAGTGTCAGAGAGTAATCAATCCTGGTCACAACTTCCTCTCGGGAGGATTCTAGGCACTCCTGAGTGGGCCAGTTGGCCTGTGAAAAGTCCTGGGGTGCCCTTTCCAGAGACactgccaccccaccccaccccacctcacatGCCACGCAGTCCTGGGACCAGAGTCCTTCCTGTCCCAACACTTCGCCCTACAGCTGACCCCAGAGAGTTTCTGACTTGCCCAGAGAACTGTCCTGGGCCCCCACTGCTGAGGCAACACCCCTGCagccctttctccacatcttggTCCCCTGCTCCCTCTTCTTGCTCCAGGGAGCAGAGCCCCAGGGCCGGAGGACTAAGCTTCCCTGACAGCAGGTTTGGAAGTGAGGGGTGGAGGGCCTTGCACCTCGTCCTAGGAAACTGATCTCACACACCCAGTCTCAGCATCCTGCTCTGGTTCCACTTGCTGTGCAGTCTGagcctgcagcccctcccctttTGGGCCCTGTTCTGGGGGCAGCCCCTTCCCCAACCCCTAGTCTGCTTGGGGGACATCTCCACAAGAGTGGGCCTTTATTTCCCTAGGCCAGCAGGAGCCTCTTAGGTCAGTGTAGAGTTTCTAACCCAGCCTGGATCCTCAGCCTCCCTTTCAGATTACTTTCTGCAGCCATCCTTCATGTCACCTGCCCTTGGTGTCAGCCATTCTTCTCCAGACTCAGTGAAGCCCCTCCTGCTGCACTTTGCTGCCATGTCCTGTACTATCCTGAGGCCCTGGTGTGCACTGCTCTCTCCCCCTTACCTGAGCGATTCCTCCACTTCTGGCATCTGAGCTGCAGcctcctgtcttccctccttccttccctccttccttccctccctttcccctgtctctctctctcctccttccccagaagAGAGCTTGGTGGTTTCCTGTCTGAGCTGGATTGAGAGTCCTCTCAGGCCCAAGGGTGCTAGTGTTAGGTGCTTGAATGAAGGCATTCTGTGCACACCTGCTGGCACTGTGAGAGCTGAGGTGGGGGCTCCACATTGCCTACTGCTCACATCCCCGCAGTCCATCTGCTTCTGCTCCTTTAGCCTCAGCCTCTGTCCTCCTTCCTCTGGTTTAAGGAAACCTTCCACAATGTCCACAGCCTGGCCTCTGCCTGGACCACCACCCTACACACACTCACGCGCACACGCTGCCCTAGGGAGGCCTAGCTAGTAGCTTGTAGCTTCAAGTAGTTTGTTTTTGCCATGACTCTCTTCTCTGCCTGTGCCCAACTTGGGAAATTCCTAACGGAATTACTCCATCATCTCCCAGTCGTCCCTGTGAATATTCTAGCAGGGGCACACTTTCTCCCCAGccttccttcacacacacacacccccaaacagaaaattcaaagttttctttgggcttttctggCCCTAACTTGCCTTCTTAGTGATATGTAGCACAAACCTTGAGGGTTTGTGCCTAGAGCAGGATTTGGCATTTGCTGTAGCTCATTAATCCCCGGAGTGGCCTCCCCCTCCCAATTTCTGGAAACACAGGTTTGCCTGTGTTTGGAGGATGGAGTTGAAGCTAAGTCTCCCAGGTTGTGCCAGGAATCTCCTGGGCAAGTGAGGTGGTGGGCAACCTGAATGCCCTGTGCACAGGCCTCCCAACCTCAGGTCCTGGGCCCAGGGCATCAGCAGGCTTTCCACCCAGCCCAGCAGCTCCTCCTTGGAAGGGTATGGGGGCCAAAGAAGAGACCCAGAGGCCTCAGGCCAGCAAGGGTGTGTGTCTGTCCACTTACAGCCCTAGGCTGAGCTGGCAGTGGGGAGCTGAAGTATCGAGAACAACCCGCCCTACCCCCAGGCATCAGGCATCAGGCATcagtgcttgtctggtaaccacTGTGTGTGTTTGCTGTGTCCCCTCCTACCCTTTCCTGTCCCTACCTCTCCCTACCCCCTGGCTGCTCCTCAGACTGTCTCTGGAGGTTATGACCATCCTGTGTCGCTGTGAGAATATTGAGACGTCGGAGGGGGTCCCGCTATTCGTAACAGGGGTTGCACAGGTAATAACccacctgcttcctcctctgtgtctaaccttctctcttcctgccccacagggcctggcaggcAGAAGCCAGGTGGACTCCCCTCCTAAGGGTGTGCCTCCATCCCCTCTGCTCCCACTTCTGCTGCTCTGGGTGCCAGGATGGATCCCTATAGATCCCCAGCTCCCACGCCCACTGGGGCTGCTAGTGGGGAAAGAGCAAGGGATTATGGAAACTCTGCCCCTTGGAGCCTGCCccgtgcagcggttaagtgcacacgttctacttcagtggcccggggttcgccagttcggatcccgggtgcggacatggcaccacttggcaagccatgctgtggtaggcatcccacatataaagtagacgatgggcatggatgttagctcagggccagtcttcctcagcaaaaagagaaggattggcagcagttagctcagggctaatcatcctcaaaaataaaaaaatttaaaaaaggaaactctgCCCAAGTCTGCCAGTGAGTGTCCTTGGATGCCAAGTCTAAATTGGGAGTAAGTTGAGGCAGGAGACATAGGCTCTTATGTGACAGAGCTGGGCTGTCCAGGTAGGGAGGGTTCAGTCCTAACTACTCCTGCTGAAGTCCTAGTCCTCCGGGCACCACAGAGCCCCATCTCCAGGCAGACACCCCAGCTTCCAGCCCTAGCCCTCCTCCCTGTAAGGTCCAAAGATGGGTTCCATGGGGAGTTCTGTTCCCCCAGCCCCTTCGCCCCCTCCAGTCTCCTTGACAGGCCTGAGCAAAAAGAGCCTTGGCCATTCCCTGCCCCTAATTCTGTTGAGAGGCGTTTGAGCAAATCTCTTGTTGctaggcttcagtttccccatttgtaaaatggggagaatcatGCTCTCTCTGTGCCTTGTTAGGATATTAGAAAGGCAAGTAAAATGCTATGAGGGCACAGTGGAATTTTTGGAAAAGAAGTGCTAGAGAATCCCAGGCTTTTTTATGAATACGATCTCACTTCAGAAAGCAACTGACCTGGTGTCTCACTCTTTGTTGCCGTGCAGCTGGAGCTGATGAAACCCATTCCTGAGCCAGGGCGTTCAGTAACTCCAAGAGCTTTTCTTGTAACGTGCAGGTTCCCATCTTCATTGCTTCATTCACCAGCTCTGTATTGTGCACCTTCCCAGTTCCAGGCACTgtggatacagcagtgaacatcAGGAAACCCATGTCCCCTCAGAGCCTACGTGTTGGTGGGTCCCCAGGCTGAAAGACACCTAAACCTCTTCTTACTCATCCCCTTCACAGTGCATGAAACTGCCCTTCAGCCTTCTCAGGCGAAAACCCTGCCCCACCACACCCTTCCTCACCCATCCTGCTATCTCTAATCGGGAAGGGGACCATCCCCATCTCACCTGCCCCTGGTAGCCATGGGAGGGCAGGCTTCAGTACAGAGGCCTGAGAAGAAGCTCGGGCACCTTGTGTGGGATGGGTAGGGTCCTGGCCTCCCTTGACACCCCGTCTAAAGCAGCCCTGTCCCCCTCCAAACTAACTActcttctttaccttttttttttttttttcccttcttctccccaaagtcccccggtacatagttgtatatttttagttgtggatccttctggttgtggcatgtaggacactgcctcagcgtggcttgaggagcggtgctatgtccccacccaggatccaaaccggcaaaaccctgggccactgaagtggagcacacgaacttaaccactcagccacggagccggccccccacTACTCTTCTTGAAACAACTGTAAATGCCCATGTCCCTTTTAAGCTGGGCGACGTGGACGCTTGAGGACTCAGATTTGTCTGGTGGAAGAGGTCTTTCTAGGGTTAGTGCTCCTTGGCCAGGAAGCTCTAATGTGACTCTAGCCCTCATTCCCTGCTTAACCCACCTGGCCCCAACCCCAGAGGATAGGCTTCAAGTCATAGCCTGTTACCAGGTAGAGGGACCAGGCAGGGCTTCCCTGGCAAAAGCAGATGCAGGATCATTTCCATCTTGGCCCAGCAGTGGGTATACTCCCAGCATGCCAGGCTTTCAGGCAGAGCTTTCTAGGCAACCTCTTGGGGCATCCTGGGATGCTGAGCAGACCTGGGGAACAGATGAGGGCTGTGGAGGATGTGCAGATGGCACCCATGGACGACCTACACAGCACAGCCTGGATACCAGCACTTTTGCTGtcccaggacacacacacacatatccctgAACTCTCCCCACTCCGCACCAGCCCAGACCACCCTCAACCACTTCTCTACTTCTTTTCCACTCTTCAAGCCAGGCTGCTTTGAGCAGAGGACATGTGTGCACATGGGCACACACTTACACTCCTTCCCCTGGAGCAACCTGCACcccaccctgcctcccacccccgccTTGCCTTCTCACCATCTCCTTCTCACATATTCCCAACTACGACCCCCTGGAGAGTCCTCGCTGCCCTCCTCCGAAACAGGACCCCTGGCCCGTCCCAGCAGGAGTAGTGAGGTATTGGACTCTTCGCCCAcgccccaggccctgggccccCAGACCCATGCCCCTGTTTTGCATTTCTTGGCAGGATTTCCCTAGAGATTATGACGTTACAGCCCCGCTGCGAGGACGTAGAGACGGCCGAGGGGGTAGCTTTAACTGTGACGGGTGTCGCCCAGGTATAGTAACTCAGCAGCCCTGCGCATGTCCGTTGAGCTGCCTCGTGCCCGTGCTGGGgtttggggggaggaggagaggacggCAGCCAGGGGCAGTCTCTCTCCAGTGTCCCTGCCCTCATCCCCCCTTCTCAGAGAGGTTCGTCACCACTGGAACGTGCTTAGTCGGCCCCTTGGCCACCCAGCAGGACTAACAGACATCCCTTTTCTCCTCAGCAGGCCCACGAGGGACAGAACCAGTGCTGAGGGCTGCTGTCTCACTAACCCCACCCCATTCTTTGCAGGTGTCGGAAATGCCACCCCAGAATCCAGGCCTTCCCTGTTCCCTGGGTAGGGGCTGAAGGGGTAGGGACCAGAAGACAAGGCCGCGTGAGGCAGAGGAGCTCTGAGCTGCATTATATTCTCAGCTCGGTGCCTGGGTGAGGGGCTTCCTGCTCTAGTCCACCTCTCAACTTCACAGGGCAGCGAGATTCAACTGTATTATAGGCCTCTGGTGAGGGGGTGTTGGCTTAGTACCTCAGGAAGGAAAGGCAGGAGGATGCCCACCCTCGGTGGGAGCCCCCTGGACCTGTCTCCTGCCCTGTCCAGGCTCTTTCCTAGTCTGTCTATGTCCCTcttgttcattcttctttttgcaCTCACTGCCTCTGAGCCTGCAGGTCTCCCACCTGTGAGGAGCCTGTAAGAGAGGAATTGGTTAATGAGGGAACAGTGAGTGGGCTGGAGGGGTGGAGGGACAAGCCCCAaatgcccaggagagaggccataCCAGGCCCTGGGGCTGCCAGTGGAGATGAAATTTCTCAGTCTAAGAATTCCTTGTGTGTTCTCCCCACTAGAGGCCTCAGGCAGactcaccgcccccccccccccgccgacACCCCGCTGCCCCCTAGGCCTCCAGGTCtgaaaagggaggggaggggccagccACCATCCTCCACACCTCTGGGTCTGGGGCCTCCGTCTGCCTCCCGCCGGCCTGGCTCAGGCACCTCTGTGACCTCCGGCAGGTGAAGATCATGACAGAGAAGGAGCTCTTGGCCGTGGCCTGCGAGCAGTTCCTGGGCAAGAACGTGCAGGACATCAAGAATGTCGTGCTGCAGACCCTGGAGGGGCACCTGCGCTCCATCCTTGGTGAGGCCCTGCCCACACCAGGGACCCCTCTGCTGTCTTCCAGGAGCCTCACAGTGCCCCCAGGCCAGGGCCATGGAATGGGGTGGGGCAGAGCAGGGGGTCTGTCAGTCCCACTGAGGTTTCTAGCTGAAAAGCTGAAACATTTTCCCTCAAGTATTTTCTTCGAAAACTTCAGGTGACTTGAGTGAAAGGGAGGGCGTTGAGATGGGCTGAGGGGCTGCCAGTCTGGGCAGGCACCTGGTGCTGCTGAGGACACTTTTCCTCACCCAGCCTGGACCCTGCAGGAGGAGGCTCAGTGTTATACACTGTTAAGGAGAAGACCCAGCTCAGACTGCCCAACCCCTGCATACCCTCAGGCCTCTACTTGCACACCTCTTCCCTTTCCCAGCTGGTTGCGCCCCTAGGGAGCCAGCCCATGATTCCTCTGCCCCCAGGGACCCTGACTGTGGAGCAGATTTATCAAGACCGGGACCAGTTTGCCAAGCTGGTGCGGGAGGTGGCAGCCCCTGACGTCGGCCGCATGGGCATCGAGATCCTCAGCTTCACCATCAAGGTACAGTGTGATGGGAGGGCTGTAGCCAACCTGCCGTGTCCATCTGGGAGCAGGGGGCTTGGCAGGAGGGGCACTTTTGTGCCTATGACTTCCCAGCGATGActcccccttccttccccaggACGTGTATGACAAAGTAGACTATCTGAGCTCCCTGGGCAAGACACAGACTGCCGTGGTACAAAGAGATGCCGACATCGGAGTGGCCGAGGCCGAGCGGGATGCAGGCATCCGGGTACGTGGGCTTTCTTTCCTGCCCCCAGGGACAGGGAGCTAGGGGTGCTGGGACCATGGTTGCTTAGGGTACCCCCAGCAcctgcccctcctgctcccaggaAGCCGAGTGCAAGAAAGAGATGCTGGACGTGAAGTTTATGGCAGACACTAAGATTGCCGACTCCAAACGAGCCTTTGAGCTGCAAAAGTCAGCCTTCAGTGAGGAGGTCAACATCAAGGTGAGAAGCTGTAGGGTATCCTGGGTTGGGGCTCAGGGCTCAAAACTTGGTGGCCAGCCTCTGACATGCTGACCACACTCCTACCGCAGACAGCTGAGGCCCAGCTGGCCTATGAGCTACAAGGGGCCCGTGAGCAACAGAAGATCCGGCAGGAAGAAATTGAGATTGAGATTGTGCAGCGCAAGAAGCAGATTGCAGTGGAGGCGCAGGAGATCCTGCGTGTAGACAAGGAGCTCATTGCCACAGTGCGCCGCCCCGCCGAGGCCGAGGCCCACCGCATACAGCAGATCGCTGAGGGTGAAAAGTGAGTGCCACCGGGTGCCAGAGCTGGGGGACTAGTCAAGCTCCTCTGCCGCCATGCACTCCCTCCACTCTCCTGACCGCAGTTTGCAAGCCACTTCTCCTCCGTACCTGCTTATTCCTGCCTCCTTCATGGGATTGTTGTCAGGAAGACTGAATTAGATAAAGGAGGTTCGAGGGCTTAGTATGATAATTGGCACAAACGGCAACCTGGTTAGTCCCCTCATTTGGACCTGGGAGCCAGTGGCCTGTCCCTGACCAGAGCCAGAAGGCCAGGGCACCCCCATTCATGGGTCCCCCACCCCTGACACCTGCCAGAGCAGAGGGCTTGAGGGTTTGCTGGCCCCCAGGCAAGGCTTAAGGGGCCCTTGGCACTTCCCACTGATCCTGTCTGGCCTGGAATCCCCCAGGGTGAAGCAGGTCCTCTTGGCACAGGCAGAGGCTGAGAAGATCCGCAAAATcggggaggcagaggcagcagtCATCGAGGCAATGGGCAAGGCAGAGGCCGAGCGGATGAAACTCAAGGCTGAGGCCTACCAGAAATATGGGGACGCAGCCAAGATGGCCTTGGTGCTGGAGACCCTGCCCGAGGTGAGGCTCCCATCCCAGGCTGGGGCTTGCTGGGCAAGTGCTGaaacttctctgggccttgtcAGTAGCACAGCAATAGGCTGACTAGAAGGTTTAGATAGGGGCATACTCAATGGAGGGGCAGGAACCCTACAATAGGCATAGGTTCATCCCTGGCCCACTGGGCCTCTCTGACCTTGGCTTGCAAATAAGAGCCACCCAGGTTGCTTTGGGGTTTGGGTGaggtggagaagggagggagagatgctGGACAGGGCAAGTGGACAGAGTCAGGGCGCCAGCCAAGC
Coding sequences:
- the FLOT2 gene encoding flotillin-2 isoform X1, with translation MGNCHTVGPNEALVVSGGCCGSDYKQYVFGGWAWAWWCISDTQRISLEIMTLQPRCEDVETAEGVALTVTGVAQVKIMTEKELLAVACEQFLGKNVQDIKNVVLQTLEGHLRSILGTLTVEQIYQDRDQFAKLVREVAAPDVGRMGIEILSFTIKDVYDKVDYLSSLGKTQTAVVQRDADIGVAEAERDAGIREAECKKEMLDVKFMADTKIADSKRAFELQKSAFSEEVNIKTAEAQLAYELQGAREQQKIRQEEIEIEIVQRKKQIAVEAQEILRVDKELIATVRRPAEAEAHRIQQIAEGEKVKQVLLAQAEAEKIRKIGEAEAAVIEAMGKAEAERMKLKAEAYQKYGDAAKMALVLETLPEIAAKIAAPLTKVDEIVILSGDNSKVTSEVNRLLAELPASVHALTGVDLTQIPLIKKATSAQV
- the FLOT2 gene encoding flotillin-2 isoform X2; translated protein: MGNCHTVGPNEALVVSGGCCGSDYKQYVFGGWAWAWWCISDTQRLSLEVMTILCRCENIETSEGVPLFVTGVAQVKIMTEKELLAVACEQFLGKNVQDIKNVVLQTLEGHLRSILGTLTVEQIYQDRDQFAKLVREVAAPDVGRMGIEILSFTIKDVYDKVDYLSSLGKTQTAVVQRDADIGVAEAERDAGIREAECKKEMLDVKFMADTKIADSKRAFELQKSAFSEEVNIKTAEAQLAYELQGAREQQKIRQEEIEIEIVQRKKQIAVEAQEILRVDKELIATVRRPAEAEAHRIQQIAEGEKVKQVLLAQAEAEKIRKIGEAEAAVIEAMGKAEAERMKLKAEAYQKYGDAAKMALVLETLPEIAAKIAAPLTKVDEIVILSGDNSKVTSEVNRLLAELPASVHALTGVDLTQIPLIKKATSAQV
- the FLOT2 gene encoding flotillin-2 isoform X4, with the protein product MTILCRCENIETSEGVPLFVTGVAQVKIMTEKELLAVACEQFLGKNVQDIKNVVLQTLEGHLRSILGTLTVEQIYQDRDQFAKLVREVAAPDVGRMGIEILSFTIKDVYDKVDYLSSLGKTQTAVVQRDADIGVAEAERDAGIREAECKKEMLDVKFMADTKIADSKRAFELQKSAFSEEVNIKTAEAQLAYELQGAREQQKIRQEEIEIEIVQRKKQIAVEAQEILRVDKELIATVRRPAEAEAHRIQQIAEGEKVKQVLLAQAEAEKIRKIGEAEAAVIEAMGKAEAERMKLKAEAYQKYGDAAKMALVLETLPEIAAKIAAPLTKVDEIVILSGDNSKVTSEVNRLLAELPASVHALTGVDLTQIPLIKKATSAQV
- the FLOT2 gene encoding flotillin-2 isoform X3, translating into MTLQPRCEDVETAEGVALTVTGVAQVKIMTEKELLAVACEQFLGKNVQDIKNVVLQTLEGHLRSILGTLTVEQIYQDRDQFAKLVREVAAPDVGRMGIEILSFTIKDVYDKVDYLSSLGKTQTAVVQRDADIGVAEAERDAGIREAECKKEMLDVKFMADTKIADSKRAFELQKSAFSEEVNIKTAEAQLAYELQGAREQQKIRQEEIEIEIVQRKKQIAVEAQEILRVDKELIATVRRPAEAEAHRIQQIAEGEKVKQVLLAQAEAEKIRKIGEAEAAVIEAMGKAEAERMKLKAEAYQKYGDAAKMALVLETLPEIAAKIAAPLTKVDEIVILSGDNSKVTSEVNRLLAELPASVHALTGVDLTQIPLIKKATSAQV
- the FLOT2 gene encoding flotillin-2 isoform X5, which produces MTEKELLAVACEQFLGKNVQDIKNVVLQTLEGHLRSILGTLTVEQIYQDRDQFAKLVREVAAPDVGRMGIEILSFTIKDVYDKVDYLSSLGKTQTAVVQRDADIGVAEAERDAGIREAECKKEMLDVKFMADTKIADSKRAFELQKSAFSEEVNIKTAEAQLAYELQGAREQQKIRQEEIEIEIVQRKKQIAVEAQEILRVDKELIATVRRPAEAEAHRIQQIAEGEKVKQVLLAQAEAEKIRKIGEAEAAVIEAMGKAEAERMKLKAEAYQKYGDAAKMALVLETLPEIAAKIAAPLTKVDEIVILSGDNSKVTSEVNRLLAELPASVHALTGVDLTQIPLIKKATSAQV